One Candidatus Eisenbacteria bacterium genomic window, CCCGGCAGGAGAAGCCATGGCACCATATACGACCCCGATAGTAATCGAGTGATTGTGTTCGGCGGGTTCCGGGGCACTTACCTGAACGATGTGTGGGCGCTCGATTTGAATTCACAATCGTGGCGCGAGCTCCTCCCTTCAGGCACCCTCCCTCCTGCCCGAAGTAATCATGCCGTTGTTTACGACACCGAAAGAAAGCGTCTCATAACGTTTGGAGGTTTCGGCGGGACGATTCTCGGGAATGTGTGGGCGCTCGATCTCGGCTCTCTCACGTGGAAAAAGCTTGTTGCGACCGGGGATGCTCCCCCGCCTCTCTTTGGCTGTTCGGCAGTCTGGGACCCATTGGAAGGAAGAGTCCTTGTCTTCGGCGGAGATGACGGAACTTCTCCCGGAAACGACATCTGGTCACTCGATACAGAGACACTGAGCTGGCACCGGATCATCGCTCGCGGGACTCTGCCCGAGGCCAGGTCCACCCACACTGCGATATTTGACCTGGTTCACGGTAAGATGCTGGTTGCCGGCGGATTCGGATCGTGGTACCTGAACGATGTCTGGAGCTTCGATGTAAAGAGACTTACCTGGCAAGAGATTTCTCCATCTCCTCTTCCCATGTGCGCAGATGCAGCGTTTGTCTATGATCCTCTGAGGGAACAGGCGCTTCTCTTCGGCGGCTGGAATGGAGCATTCCTGGACGATACGTGGAAGCTTGATCTCAACAATCTCACGTGGTCTCAGGTTTTTCCCTCTGCTTCGTTTCCGACAGCAAGGAGAGGTGCCTCATTTGTCCGCAATGAAGAAGGAAAAAGAATCTTCATGTTCGGTGGATTCGATGGAACGACCTATTTCGATGAACTCTGGAAGTTCAATCTCGAAGATCTCTCGTGGGAGCTTCTCATTCCGTCCGGGACACCGCCCTCCGGAAGGGAACGCCATGCTGTGCTCTTGGACCGGAACAGAAATCGCATGGTTGTTCAGGGTGGTTATGACGGCGCGACCTACCTTGACGATATTTGGATTCTGGATCTTTCGACTTATGCATGGAGGGAGCTTGCACAGACAGCCCGTCCATCGGGGAGAGCCGGTCATACCCTTGTGTATGACAATCTCACCGGAAGCTTTGTGCTCTTTGGAGGAGAAGACGGCGCGGGGTTCCTGGGAGACCTCTCGGTCGGGTGGCCTTCAGAATACGAGATAACGTGGGAATCCAAGACTCAGACGCTTCCCTATCCCGGTGCGAGAACCGGACAATTCGGAACTTATGTTCCGTCAACGAATTCTGTTCTTATCTTCGGCGGCAGGGACGGCATGCGGCTTTTCAATGATCTCTGGTCGCTCAATATGGCCAATTTCACCTGGCACCAAATCACGTCTTCAGGATCTGTGCCGCCGAAGAGGTCGGGGCATGCCGGCGCTCTCACCGAGTCGGAAAATGAGCTTCTTGTTTTTGGCGGATGGGCAGGCGCTCACGTGAATGACCTCTGGAGCTTCGACATCCAGAATGAGACATGGAGTGAAGTCGGGGCTTCAGGAGATATCCCGCCGGGTTCGGAGTTTGTGTCCTTCGTCTCCGACACCTCGGCAAGAAGATGCTACCTTTTTGGCGGATTCAACGGATGGTTTCTCGGAGACGGATACATGCTTTATCAGTTTTCTCCTTCTCCCACTCCGCTTTACCCTGCGGATGGCTCGAAGATAGGCAGCAGGGCTCCATCTCTCACGGTTCTCAACTCGCCTTCTGACGGAAAAACCCTGGCCTATTTCTTCGAACTGGATGCGGTTTCTGAGTTCGATTCGCCTCAGGTTCTCAAGTCACCCGGAATCTACCAGGGACTTTTCGGGAGAACCTCATGGACTGTTTCGTCGCCTCTGTCTTACAACGCCACGTACTACTTCAGAGTAAGAAGCTATGACGGTGCGAGTTTCTCGGGATGGACTGCGCCTATCCGGTTTTCTGTTGTTACATCCGATACCACTCTCTCCCCGACCACGCCCAGGCCGGCAGGTCCGACCGAGCTTTCAATCGTGTATCAGACTTTTCCTGATTTGAGGGTCCTTAACTCAAGAGACTCGGAAGACAGTATCATTTCCTACTTCTTTGAGCTGGATGCAACCGATGAGTTCTCGACTCCGCTTCTGCAGGTGTCGCCCGGCATGGCCCAGGGACTGCTGCAGACTTCCTGGAAAGTGGAAAAGAGACTCACAAGGAATGGCTGGTACTACTGGCGCGCGCGCGCATTCGACGGTGAGTACTTCAGCGATTGGATGGACCCAACGAGATTTCTCGTCTTCTGGGGAGCTACTCCCGCTCCCGACGTTTCCTTCTTCAGCAACAGAAATAGGAATGGCATCGAGCTTTCCTGGGATCCAAAATCATTCCCGCAAGGAACAAGCTTTGACGTTTACAGATCTGAGTCTGAAGCAGGAGAATTCACTAAGCTGAGCTCAGTTTCTGTGCGCGGGAGCTCAACCGGCGAACGCTTGAGTTTCCTTGACGGCGCCCCGCTGTCATCACAGAGCTTCTATCTTCTTCTCGTGAAGAATCCATCCGGCGAATTGTCGCTCTACGGCCCTGTCGCAGAGTCACCTGTCCGGTATGTTGACTCTCTTGAGCTTTCACCGAGCCCGTTCAGCGAGACTGTGACGATTACGTTTGCAGTTTCGAAGGAGACCCGCGCCTCGGTCCGTATCTACGACGTTCGGGGAAGGCTGGTAAAAACAGTTCTTGACGAGAAACTCTCTCCTTCGTCAAAGTCTGTCACCTGGGACGGAAGAGATGCTTCGGGAGTGAGAGTTGGTTCCGGCATCTACATTTGTTCTCTCAAGACGGACAACGTTTCGCTATCCCGCAAGCTCGTCTTCGTCAGATAGCAGGTTCCTGACAGACACTTTCCACCGGTAACACACTGGACCATTGGCGTCTGGACAAATCTATCCGAGTCTGCGAGTAAGAAGAAAAGAAGGAAGATGGTTCAGGC contains:
- a CDS encoding kelch repeat-containing protein, with protein sequence MFGNLSMHGKLQGLPRLRLPSLNLVAVSILLAFQLIAPGFALSSESQDELPALTPEEVSGKTVESFVWSALPFASPDARNLHTLTFAQGMSKAILFGGWNGSTLLDDVWSLDPVSGAWKRLFCGGAIPGRRSHGTIYDPDSNRVIVFGGFRGTYLNDVWALDLNSQSWRELLPSGTLPPARSNHAVVYDTERKRLITFGGFGGTILGNVWALDLGSLTWKKLVATGDAPPPLFGCSAVWDPLEGRVLVFGGDDGTSPGNDIWSLDTETLSWHRIIARGTLPEARSTHTAIFDLVHGKMLVAGGFGSWYLNDVWSFDVKRLTWQEISPSPLPMCADAAFVYDPLREQALLFGGWNGAFLDDTWKLDLNNLTWSQVFPSASFPTARRGASFVRNEEGKRIFMFGGFDGTTYFDELWKFNLEDLSWELLIPSGTPPSGRERHAVLLDRNRNRMVVQGGYDGATYLDDIWILDLSTYAWRELAQTARPSGRAGHTLVYDNLTGSFVLFGGEDGAGFLGDLSVGWPSEYEITWESKTQTLPYPGARTGQFGTYVPSTNSVLIFGGRDGMRLFNDLWSLNMANFTWHQITSSGSVPPKRSGHAGALTESENELLVFGGWAGAHVNDLWSFDIQNETWSEVGASGDIPPGSEFVSFVSDTSARRCYLFGGFNGWFLGDGYMLYQFSPSPTPLYPADGSKIGSRAPSLTVLNSPSDGKTLAYFFELDAVSEFDSPQVLKSPGIYQGLFGRTSWTVSSPLSYNATYYFRVRSYDGASFSGWTAPIRFSVVTSDTTLSPTTPRPAGPTELSIVYQTFPDLRVLNSRDSEDSIISYFFELDATDEFSTPLLQVSPGMAQGLLQTSWKVEKRLTRNGWYYWRARAFDGEYFSDWMDPTRFLVFWGATPAPDVSFFSNRNRNGIELSWDPKSFPQGTSFDVYRSESEAGEFTKLSSVSVRGSSTGERLSFLDGAPLSSQSFYLLLVKNPSGELSLYGPVAESPVRYVDSLELSPSPFSETVTITFAVSKETRASVRIYDVRGRLVKTVLDEKLSPSSKSVTWDGRDASGVRVGSGIYICSLKTDNVSLSRKLVFVR